The following proteins are co-located in the Candidatus Neomarinimicrobiota bacterium genome:
- the manA gene encoding mannose-6-phosphate isomerase, class I — MNKSIATDCQAPRPYRLKNTIQHYAWGNRNDQAFIAHLLGITPEQDQPFAELWMGTHPHAPSQLIDPQNGLNPLSDWIAESPEMRLSLDHSSTFPDGLPYLFKVLSAGRALSIQAHPDKQQAETLHKNDPQHYPDNNHKPEIAIAIDHLDALIGFNTPEAFTDILENLPELHHLLAFDQDEQPSQQAIISKLLELGNDQETEREVCISKIGLRLSTKTNLSSAETLFLEQIELHDKRDIGLLFLFFLNRVHLGSGEAVFLPPGVPHAYLKGNIIECMANSDNVVRLGLTEKFCDSRTLSEILSFEQKTDFRVKTSSDGYLKEYHTPTTEFRVKSLDLLQGESRVFSYRSELTLFLVLDGEVSLHWEANKSFCICVYRRGDSFIAPANLKEFNIQAKNHSKLYLVDIPQPDS; from the coding sequence GTGAATAAATCCATAGCCACAGATTGCCAGGCGCCTCGTCCCTATCGCCTAAAAAACACGATCCAACATTATGCATGGGGCAATCGAAATGATCAGGCTTTTATCGCCCACTTGCTGGGGATCACTCCTGAGCAAGACCAACCTTTTGCCGAACTTTGGATGGGCACTCATCCTCATGCACCATCACAACTGATCGATCCACAGAACGGCCTCAACCCCTTGTCCGACTGGATAGCAGAAAGCCCTGAAATGCGGTTAAGTCTCGATCATTCGAGTACTTTTCCTGATGGTCTTCCCTACTTATTTAAAGTGCTTTCAGCAGGTCGGGCTCTCAGCATCCAGGCGCATCCAGATAAGCAACAAGCTGAAACGCTGCATAAAAATGATCCTCAACATTATCCAGATAACAATCACAAGCCGGAGATTGCCATTGCCATTGATCACCTCGACGCACTGATCGGATTTAACACACCTGAGGCATTTACTGATATCCTTGAAAATCTACCTGAACTACACCACCTGCTTGCATTCGATCAGGACGAACAGCCCAGCCAACAGGCTATCATATCGAAGCTTTTAGAATTGGGAAATGATCAGGAGACAGAGCGCGAGGTGTGTATTAGCAAAATTGGATTACGACTAAGCACAAAAACCAACCTCAGTTCAGCCGAGACTCTGTTCTTAGAACAAATCGAGCTGCATGACAAACGAGATATTGGGCTTCTTTTTCTGTTCTTTTTGAATCGAGTCCACCTTGGATCAGGAGAAGCCGTCTTTTTGCCACCAGGTGTCCCCCACGCCTATCTCAAGGGCAATATCATAGAGTGCATGGCAAATTCTGATAATGTGGTTCGCCTGGGTTTGACTGAGAAATTTTGTGATAGCCGAACACTTTCAGAGATATTGAGTTTCGAACAGAAGACAGATTTTCGAGTAAAAACCTCAAGTGATGGATATCTAAAAGAATATCATACCCCCACAACGGAATTCAGAGTGAAGTCACTGGACTTGCTCCAGGGTGAGTCACGCGTTTTCTCCTATCGCTCTGAATTAACCCTGTTTCTAGTGCTGGATGGCGAGGTCAGCTTGCACTGGGAAGCGAATAAGAGTTTCTGTATCTGTGTTTATCGAAGAGGCGATTCCTTCATCGCGCCAGCTAACCTGAAAGAATTCAACATTCAGGCTAAAAACCACTCCAAGCTCTATCTGGTCGATATTCCACAACCCGATTCCTGA
- the glpK gene encoding glycerol kinase GlpK: MAILSIDQGTTGTTVILVDHQGNVQAKAHREFKQIYPQPGWVEHDPEEIWITVTECIEEIHAAFSGTIEAVGITNQRETTVIWDANTGQPIYNAIVWQCRRTAPICKSLETKRDLIKQKTGLPLDAYFSGTKAQWILENAEHEATQNLKFGTIDTWLIWKLTEGKVHATDFTNASRTLLFNIHEKVWDTELCKLMKIPMELLPEVKCSADNFGTIRSISALQNVPIRGVSGDQQAALFGQQCFTRGEIKNTYGTGCFIMMNTGSEAIRSDNGLITTLATDPDGKPCFALEGSIFIAGATIQWLRDELGLIESASDSEAAALSVTDSGGVYLVPAFVGLGAPYWDMDARGLITGLTRGSNKNHIIRASLEAMAYQTADVIRTMELDTGLKITALAVDGGGAENGFLMQFQADILDIRVERAHQTETTALGAAYLAGLGIGKWTREDLRSFTETRTSFLPQMPKNLRQSLLSGWNLAVQKVLNA; encoded by the coding sequence ATGGCCATACTTTCTATAGATCAAGGCACCACCGGAACCACTGTAATTCTAGTGGATCATCAGGGTAACGTTCAGGCTAAAGCCCATCGGGAGTTTAAACAAATTTATCCCCAACCTGGTTGGGTAGAACATGATCCCGAGGAGATCTGGATAACGGTCACCGAGTGTATTGAAGAAATTCACGCTGCTTTTTCCGGTACTATTGAAGCTGTTGGGATCACGAATCAGCGTGAAACTACCGTTATCTGGGATGCAAATACCGGCCAACCGATCTATAATGCCATCGTTTGGCAATGTCGGCGAACTGCACCGATCTGTAAATCACTTGAGACCAAACGCGACTTGATCAAGCAGAAAACCGGGTTACCCCTGGACGCTTATTTCAGTGGTACCAAGGCTCAGTGGATTCTGGAAAATGCTGAACATGAAGCCACTCAGAATCTGAAGTTTGGCACCATTGATACCTGGCTGATCTGGAAGCTCACAGAAGGAAAGGTACACGCCACAGATTTCACCAATGCCTCTCGAACCCTGCTTTTCAACATTCATGAAAAGGTTTGGGATACTGAATTGTGCAAGCTGATGAAGATCCCTATGGAATTATTGCCTGAAGTAAAGTGTTCTGCGGATAATTTCGGAACTATTCGATCTATTTCTGCACTTCAAAATGTACCCATTCGTGGGGTTTCAGGTGATCAGCAGGCAGCCCTCTTCGGACAACAGTGCTTTACCAGGGGGGAGATCAAGAATACTTACGGAACCGGCTGTTTTATCATGATGAATACTGGATCAGAAGCAATCCGCTCTGACAATGGTTTAATCACTACTCTGGCAACAGATCCAGATGGAAAACCCTGTTTTGCCCTGGAAGGCTCAATCTTTATTGCCGGGGCAACCATTCAATGGCTAAGAGATGAACTTGGCTTGATTGAGTCTGCCAGTGATAGTGAGGCTGCTGCATTATCAGTCACAGATAGCGGAGGGGTCTATCTAGTGCCAGCCTTTGTAGGATTAGGCGCGCCCTACTGGGATATGGATGCCCGGGGTCTCATTACTGGCTTGACTCGGGGTTCCAACAAAAACCATATCATCCGAGCCAGCCTGGAAGCCATGGCTTATCAAACCGCTGACGTGATTCGTACTATGGAACTGGACACCGGTCTCAAGATAACTGCATTAGCAGTTGATGGTGGTGGTGCAGAAAATGGATTCTTGATGCAATTCCAGGCAGATATCCTGGACATCAGGGTAGAGCGAGCACATCAGACCGAGACTACCGCCCTGGGAGCCGCCTATCTGGCCGGCCTGGGTATTGGGAAGTGGACCAGAGAAGATTTACGCTCCTTTACTGAAACACGAACAAGCTTTCTTCCCCAGATGCCAAAGAACTTACGCCAATCACTATTGTCAGGCTGGAATCTTGCCGTTCAGAAGGTCCTCAACGCATGA
- a CDS encoding alpha/beta hydrolase: MAASIVPNETTFITPDNFTLFEQTWLCDKAKGIVIITHGVAEHSGRYAHVAQSLVEGGYTVVGFDLRGHGKSSGKRNYINSFQDHLNDLGTVIIRTKASFPKLPIFLFGHSMGGGIVTLFTIERHPAAKGILLSGPSVKVSDDISPLLQKISGLISAILPKLPVITLESADISKDPKVVENYDNDPLNYRGGILARTGAEILKATKTITARASEISLPILIMHGTADRLADMSGSKMLYENVASEDKTLKLYDGLYHEILNEPEQDQVIADMLNWLDAHV; the protein is encoded by the coding sequence ATGGCTGCTTCAATTGTTCCAAATGAAACAACATTTATTACACCGGATAACTTTACGCTCTTTGAACAAACCTGGCTGTGCGATAAAGCCAAGGGGATCGTTATCATCACCCATGGGGTGGCAGAGCATTCTGGTCGCTATGCGCATGTTGCTCAATCTCTGGTTGAGGGTGGTTATACAGTAGTTGGATTCGATCTGCGGGGTCATGGAAAATCATCTGGAAAACGTAACTATATCAATTCCTTTCAAGATCATTTAAATGACCTGGGTACTGTTATCATCCGAACCAAAGCCAGTTTTCCGAAATTGCCGATTTTCCTTTTTGGGCATAGTATGGGTGGTGGTATCGTCACTCTGTTCACTATTGAACGGCACCCAGCTGCCAAAGGTATTCTTTTGAGTGGTCCATCAGTTAAAGTGAGTGATGATATTTCACCCTTGCTGCAAAAGATTTCAGGTCTCATTAGCGCCATTTTGCCCAAATTACCAGTAATCACACTTGAGAGCGCTGATATTTCCAAGGATCCAAAAGTGGTGGAGAATTATGATAATGATCCATTGAATTATCGAGGAGGTATTTTAGCTCGAACCGGTGCTGAAATTCTTAAAGCGACCAAAACGATCACTGCTCGGGCATCAGAAATATCCCTGCCGATCTTGATCATGCATGGGACTGCTGATAGACTTGCTGATATGAGTGGCAGTAAGATGCTCTACGAAAATGTTGCTTCGGAGGATAAGACACTCAAGCTGTATGATGGTCTGTACCATGAGATCCTCAACGAGCCTGAACAGGATCAGGTCATAGCGGATATGCTGAACTGGCTGGATGCGCATGTTTGA